The proteins below are encoded in one region of Apostichopus japonicus isolate 1M-3 chromosome 4, ASM3797524v1, whole genome shotgun sequence:
- the LOC139966621 gene encoding uncharacterized protein isoform X1, with amino-acid sequence MARERELISLKISVFFLLGIFGLIEAQRPTASFTGIRWRLQPTQVQASGPNDARLNVTINIGPNSDSVVGNGLWALDFYASNSNDGGDPKYFLREQILSPSQQNQPGYSTIGYLNFVVDTTMDLNQIGCAEGQPTHLCVRFYQGANRRYIFPTYGPGDSGITSCRQSRCYRGAGGGHGSSSSSSSSSSSSSSHGGGSQTGGRRSAHIHRVGWSIEPFRVQRGRPSDITLNLNVQPRGSNSDVSGTGLWAVNMFSSDNPEGSGIRYNQIGNLLDEDQARMPLQGNTPLQLAIDTQFDVGAVGCTDTNHLCVEFAKGENPSPDYNFPVNNGRPSIISCQPRDCAFDQQTGPRKRVSFTSFSFGATSTALPAATAGYTNMDISLRASATGNSRLIMGSNLWQLSVFGSRNQDGSGSRRNEVENVLPASESSRRFTPDSDLNLNANVDLNLNGIGRDHDYPYLCMEFSKGNNAFPDFEMPLQGGSMISCSEFIGEEVPSASVTGYSSRLGFGRDNDDRTTPTTVQATVVTTGNENPITGMNLWKLGVFGSEYSDGTGEVFPLVDQILPPTDADKTLMPNEDLTFDVTSDIDLNSVGPGTEYPYICTTFSKHPLADPPFKINMGAQDEIVSCVSLNREPVEPEEEEGPMVRVIGYRTRIGLEPDNEDGTTPTTVEATVASVGPGDPITGTDLWKLDVLGSDEPDGTGELLPIAEDVLPPEEANKPLTPGDQLPLAVTTDLDLNSVGPGTDYPYICTRFSRHPDADPPFSLQVGQQSSVLSCTALSREPVIPEEPKDVVVTSVVPEDGVVITATTDNDVTLSVDIEVDPEETDDIDGRNLWDLDLWISANKNGKGKKFGHSQKVLNNRQQDQPLDSEGPLAFPTVSANIDVSSSKCKVLKYLCAEIKKQAGSTPDFGFRGDTETSTVGCAKLTCKKYKVPKGVVVTSVEPLPIVVYENQVNDIVFDSTVTFDPKLSRPIGKGEKFWKLGAWLAREPDSPRKIGEVEQVLNNKKRDKKIYSHDEPTVFGGIPMSVDLTGITCKKVNYICNKFKLDKPKPKFTITKATRNADVGCAPVKCLVPGEEEEPPVVEVLATLTTPVTLYLNENNDVNTLTGVMFDAEEDIIGRDNWEVSTWFSKSPDGSGPKTNLNDESLLENQKHLPIDPNESLWFPKIAQNVDLSDGSDCSEYKFICAEIRKDDPEPDFELLEASRFARRGCAQVTCTDREEDIPAVEFASVEPTPVTLYLGEENSVTTDVNVAFNEETTDSDVAGEDLWQMAVWFSKTDTGKGSKKGFTKSAMTEAQGEMPVDFEDFEVEGLPVSADLTDQENCNKYQFVCARIRRDKPAPDYKQVGSDQTGCAPVTCEVRPEVAPLVPDEPEYPFAPTDLKPYAPLLPDYPLGSYVEVVETTAQPVVLHPNEDNDVTTDVAVQFDTPYVIKGGNLWEMSTWFSKYPDGSGPRLNEKDKSLNQNQKNKPAKIDKDLHFQELPQNVDLSDSPDCGNYRYICGEIRKNRPNPDFVLVERYRDSTVGCAKVTCEARDGEETPAVEFASVTPSSVVLYIGEKNDVTTDVSVEFNQETTDPTVAGEELWQMSVWFSKSETGSGQVKNLVRSALSDEQGLMPVDFDNFVAEGLPATADLTDLVSCNKYAYICARVRKDDPTPDYKQIGKDKTGCAPVICATRDILPDAPEEDDFPVAEYIEVIATTTTPVTLYLDEENDVTTDVSVQFDTPYNLEGTDLWEMSIWFSKNEDGSGKQTNLLEETLSERQQNKPAKVDKDLTYVDLSQSVDLTDGTGCGKFRFICSEIRKNNPSPDFTLHDRYRYSRRGCAPVTCNERGVTETPTVEFASVQPTPVTLYIGENNEVTTDVTVEFNEDTTDPTVAGDELWQMSLWFSKSDDGLGSVKSYVKSALADEQGQTPVNFDDFVMEGLETSADLTDIVACNKYKFICARVRKDVPSPDYEQIGKDKTGCAPVTCKQREEEDPDEYIEVVATSTTPVTLYLDEENDVTTDVKVEFEAPYKIAGKNLWQMAIWFSKYPDGSGDKTNRRSKTLSQRQKDKPLKPDKDMGFADLEQNVDLIGVTICSSKYRYICSEITKDKPTPDFELRQRYRYSRIGCAKVTCIDRDKTEPPTVQFQSVQPTPVELVLNEKTKVFTDVTVRFNEDNTDPDTAGEELWQMAVWFSKDDDGAGSSTGFVESALTDDQGTMPVDFDNFVMEDLPMTVDLVGSLGCGKYKYICARVRKDKPNPDYKLLGKSRDAITGCAPATCIMPEEDEDEPFPPEEEESIIEVVATTTTPVVLYLNKENEVTTDVDITFDTDVNIKGTDLWEMSIWFSKQKDGSGKQTNLREAVLTPRQRSKSVKPNKALTYVELPQSVDLTDGTGCGKYRYICSELRKFNPSPDFELIDRYRFSRRGCAQVTCEEAGAETPIVQFRKTQPTPLTLYVGEKNDVTTDVTVKFEESITDPTVAGEQLWQMALWFSKSDDGVGSSTGFVESTLNQAQGSMPVDFDDFVMEELPMSVDLTNAESCSKYKYICARVRKDSPTPDYKLVGKNPAAIVGCAPVTCETRGEEEQILEIVSTTPTPVTLYTNEVNDVTTDITVIFDADYGVNGKDNWEMSVWYSKLADGSGKETDKDDETLTRPQRNQPLTIDDPLFFETVPSTVDLTGLGCGKHKYICVEIRKSNPEPKFDYTLRKNSSPRGCARVTCIPREEETPTVQFKSVQPTPITLIVGQENEVTTDVSIEFNRDNTDESTAGTDLWELTLWFSKSESGGGSSTGLQDQTLSQAQKDMPVDFNDFEFTGMELSVDLTGFIGCGKYRYICARIRKNDPEPDYELVGKDPSSTSGCAPVTCEAPEEEEEEPLVIVSTDITPATLYIAEENTVYPDVTVEFEGEEGVTGTDLWEMTIFFNKNGDGSGKRTSEATNTLTQNQKDQPLVLTESLVFEEIEKDLDLTEAEGCGKYKYICAEIRKDNPSPPFEFEKKKPSSTLGCAKTSCDIREMPEPTVQFASTQPTPVTIYEEELNVVNTDVVVTFNEPNTDPTVAGEDLWQMQVWFSKAEDGQGSSIGMIEAALTEEQANKPIDFSDFTFEGVEGRADLRTQGCGKFRFICARIRRDNPNPSYELVGKSPTATTGCAPVECLRGRDPTVEFASVQPTAVQVFELSETTVTTTVTVTFNEERTDEVTGSGLWQMDLWFSKSPDGAGSSSDGVSDVLSVAQGSQPLTFDNFQFQDLEITADLRDSGCGRYRYICAQVRRDEPDPTYKLLGRERSATVGCAEVRCDKSQDPTVEFASVSLTGVTVYEEQENPVTTTVSVDFKEDTTEEGVSGSNLWQVTLWFSKAADGLGSETDRVESALSSAQGAQTVNFDNFQFEDLEITADLTALGCGKFRYICARIRRDNPQPSYILLSRTLESTSGCAEVQCERSTLESALVTSVTNTPVTISPGENNRVTTDVTVTFDGDETGVISGSNLWRVEVWYSKAADGVGFRSSLTDQALSSSQQSQNIDGSYTLQFDDAIANADLSGVGCGKYLHVCARIKKGEANPDFELLDEGVPSTTGCSPVTCGEAPQETPHITPTAISVVTLPRRDTLSVTVGEVNNIRLDVSVDFDPSDTDDVSGTNNWRIIVWFSNEGNGVSGSRIAETEDTLTTQQKNQPLTAPGPLRFQGVTVRMNVGNTKCKLISFVCARLKKLNPSPDYTMTPKQVSGCTPVECS; translated from the exons GATTGATCGAAGCACAGAGGCCAACCGCATCCTTTACAGGTATCAGGTGGAGATTGCAACCTACCCAAGTGCAAGCTTCCGGTCCCAACGACGCCAGATTAAATGTCACCATCAATATCGGACCTAACTCTGACAGTGTCGTTGGAAATGGACTGTGGGCTCTGGATTTTTATGCCAGCAATAGTAATGACGGGGGAGACCCCAAATACTTTTTAAGAGAGCAGATCCTTTC TCCGAGCCAGCAAAATCAGCCGGGGTATAGCACTATTGGCtatttaaattttgttgttgacaCCACCATGGATCTCAATCAGATCGGTTGCGCAGAGGGCCAGCCGACTCACCTCTGTGTCCGATTTTACCAAGGAGCAAACAGAAGATACATTTTCCCAACGTATGGGCCTGGTGACTCTGGGATCACATCTTGCAGGCAGAGTAGATGTTACC GAGGAGCTGGGGGAGGACATGGcagcagcagtagtagtagtagtagtagtagtagctcATCATCCCACGGTGGTGGCTCACAAACGGGGGGCAGAAGGTCAGCCCACATCCACCGTGTTGGTTGGTCAATCGAACCATTCAGAGTCCAGAGAGGCAGGCCGTCCGATATCACTCTCAATTTAAACGTGCAGCCAAGAGGAAGCAACAGCGATGTTTCCGGAACCGGTCTGTGGGCAGTGAACATGTTCTCTTCAGACAACCCAGAGGGTTCTGGTATCAGATACAATCAGATCGGGAACCTGTTAGATGAAGACCAGGCCAGGATGCCGCTCCAGGGTAACACTCCATTGCAGCTGGCTATAGACACGCAGTTTGACGTAGGTGCCGTTGGATGCACAGA taCAAATCACTTGTGTGTGGAATTTGCAAAAGGTGAAAACCCATCTCCTGATTATAATTTCCCTGTTAATAACGGACGCCCATCAATCATATCATGCCAGCCAAGGGATTGTGCTTTtg atCAACAGACTGGACCAAGAAAGAGGGTATCGTTTACTTCCTTTTCTTTTGGAGCTACTAGTACCGCTCTTCCAGCGGCTACTGCAGGCTATACTAACATGGATATTAGTCTCCGGGCCTCTGCCACAGGCAATTCCAGGCTCATTATGGGCAGTAACCTCTGGCAGCTGTCAGTCTTTGGTAGCAGAAACCAAGATGGCTCTGGAAGTAGAAGAAATGAAGTTGAAAATGTCTTACCGGCGTCGGAATCCTCGCGTAGGTTTACTCCTGACTCGGACCTTAACCTCAATGCCAACGTCGA TTTGAACCTGAATGGGATTGGCAGAGACCATGACTATCCTTACTTGTGCATGGAGTTTAGCAAAGGAAATAATGCATTTCCAGACTTTGAAATGCCACTTCAGGGAGGCTCAATGATCTCTTGTTCCGAGTTTATag GTGAGGAGGTTCCATCCGCATCTGTGACTGGGTACAGTTCCAGGTTGGGTTTTGGCCGCGACAATGACGACAGAACTACCCCAACAACTGTTCAAGCTACCGTGGTGACCACAGGGAACGAAAATCCCATCACCGGCATGAATCTCTGGAAGTTGGGCGTCTTCGGCAGCGAATACTCCGACGGAACGGGTGAAGTGTTTCCGCTGGTGGACCAGATCTTACCTCCAACAGATGCAGACAAGACTCTGATGCCAAATGAGGACTTGACGTTTGACGTGACCTCCGA CATTGATTTGAATTCTGTGGGACCTGGTACCGAATATCCTTACATCTGTACGACGTTCAGCAAGCACCCCTTAGCTGACCCCCCATTCAAAATCAATATGGGCGCACAGGATGAGATCGTCAGCTGTGTATCCCTTAACCGTGAACCTGTCGAACCGGAAGAAG AGGAGGGTCCAATGGTGAGAGTGATCGGATACCGTACAAGGATTGGCCTGGAGCCTGACAATGAAGATGGTACCACACCTACCACAGTGGAGGCCACAGTCGCCAGTGTGGGGCCAGGCGATCCCATAACGGGGACAGACCTATGGAAACTGGATGTCCTCGGTAGCGATGAACCAGACGGCACCGGTGAACTGTTACCCATAGCTGAAGATGTCTTACCACCGGAGGAAGCAAATAAACCTCTAACGCCCGGTGATCAACTGCCATTAGCCGTGACTACCGA TCTTGATCTAAACTCTGTCGGGCCCGGCACAGACTATCCTTACATATGTACCAGATTTAGCCGGCATCCAGATGCAGATCCTCCATTTAGTTTGCAAGTTGGACAACAGTCGTCTGTCCTCAGTTGCACAGCCCTATCACGAGAACCAG TGATACCCGAAGAGCCAAAGGATGTCGTCGTCACTTCGGTTGTGCCGGAGGACGGTGTAGTAATCACGGCCACCACCGACAACGATGTCACATTAAGCGTAGACATTGAAGTGGATCCCGAAGAGACCGACGACATCGATGGTAGAAACCTCTGGGATCTGGATTTGTGGATCTCTGCAAACAAGAATGGCAAGGGAAAGAAATTTGGCCACAGCCAAAAAGTTCTTAATAACAGACAACAGGACCAACCATTGGACAGTGAAGGACCCTTGGCATTCCCA ACTGTCAGTGCCAACATAGACGTCTCAAGCTCCAAGTGTAAGGTCTTAAAGTATCTCTGTGCAGAAATAAAGAAGCAGGCCGGATCGACTCCAGATTTTGGTTTCCGAGGAGACACAGAAACATCCACTGTCGGCTGTGCTAAATTAACCTGTAAAA AATACAAGGTACCAAAAGGTGTGGTGGTTACTTCGGTCGAGCCATTGCCTATCGTCGTGTATGAGAATCAGGTCAATGATATCGTCTTTGATTCGACCGTCACCTTCGATCCTAAGCTCTCGAGGCCGATcggaaaaggagaaaaattcTGGAAGCTGGGTGCGTGGCTGGCCAGGGAACCCGATTCGCCGAGGAAGATCGGAGAAGTAGAACAAGTTCTGAACAACaagaagagagacaagaagattTACAGCCACGACGAACCAACAGTATTTGGG GGTATACCAATGAGTGTGGACTTGACAGGTATTACCTGTAAAAAGGTTAACTACATTTGTAACAAGTTCAAGCTGGACAAGCCGAAGCCTAAGTTTACTATAACAAAGGCCACCAGGAATGCGGACGTCGGATGTGCTCCCGTCAAGTGTCTAG TTCCAGGTGAAGAGGAGGAACCGCCTGTCGTGGAAGTGCTAGCGACTCTGACCACGCCCGTAACCCTCTACCTGAATGAGAACAACGACGTCAACACCTTGACCGGAGTGATGTTCGATGCCGAGGAGGACATCATCGGCAGAGACAATTGGGAAGTCTCCACCTGGTTCAGCAAATCTCCAGACGGCTCCGGTCCGAAGACCAACTTGAATGACGAGAGTCTCCTGGAGAACCAGAAACATCTCCCAATTGACCCTAACGAATCTCTCTGGTTCCCT AAAATCGCTCAAAACGTGGATCTGTCCGACGGCTCCGATTGCTCTGAGTACAAGTTCATATGCGCTGAGATCAGGAAGGACGACCCCGAGCCCGACTTTGAGCTGCTAGAGGCCAGCAGGTTTGCTAGGAGAGGTTGTGCTCAGGTGACCTGTACAG ATCGGGAAGAAGATATACCAGCGGTGGAATTTGCTTCTGTGGAGCCGACGCCCGTCACTCTGTATCTCGGCGAGGAAAACAGCGTCACCACTGACGTGAACGTCGCCTTCAACGAGGAGACAACAGATTCGGACGTGGCCGGGGAGGATCTCTGGCAGATGGCCGTTTGGTTCAGTAAGACGGACACTGGTAAGGGATCCAAGAAGGGATTCACCAAGAGCGCCATGACGGAAGCTCAGGGAGAGATGCCCGTTGACTTTGAAGATTTTGAGGTTGAG GGACTGCCAGTTAGTGCAGATCTGACAGATCAAGAAAACTGTAACAAATATCAATTCGTCTGCGCTCGTATCAGAAGGGACAAACCGGCACCAGACTATAAACAAGTCGGATCAGATCAAACTGGATGTGCTCCGGTCACCTGCGAAG TCCGTCCAGAGGTGGCTCCTCTGGTACCAGATGAGCCCGAGTACCCTTTTGCACCGACCGACCTGAAACCGTATGCACCGTTGCTACCCGACTATCCCCTGGGTTCGTACGTGGAGGTGGTGGAGACCACCGCTCAACCGGTGGTGCTACATCCCAACGAAGACAACGACGTGACCACCGATGTGGCAGTTCAGTTTGACACGCCGTACGTGATAAAGGGTGGCAACCTCTGGGAGATGAGCACCTGGTTCAGCAAGTACCCGGACGGCAGCGGACCCAGGCTCAACGAGAAAGACAAGAGTCTCAACCAAAACCAGAAGAACAAGCCTGCTAAGATTGACAAAGACTTACATTTCCAG GAACTACCTCAGAATGTTGACCTGAGTGACTCGCCAGACTGTGGCAACTACAGGTACATCTGCGGTGAGATTAGGAAGAACAGACCTAACCCTGACTTTGTACTGGTTGAACGTTACAGGGACTCCACGGTAGGATGTGCCAAGGTCACTTGTGAAG CACGTGATGGAGAAGAGACGCCGGCGGTGGAGTTTGCCTCAGTGACGCCCTCTTCCGTGGTTCTGTACATCGGAGAGAAGAACGATGTGACGACAGACGTATCGGTCGAGTTCAATCAAGAGACTACCGACCCGACCGTCGCAGGGGAGGAGCTCTGGCAGATGTCGGTCTGGTTCAGTAAATCAGAGACAGGATCCGGTCAAGTTAAGAACCTCGTCCGATCGGCATTGAGCGATGAGCAGGGACTTATGCCGGTCGACTTTGATAACTTTGTTGCTGAG GGTTTACCAGCCACTGCAGATTTGACAGACTTAGTCAGCTGTAATAAGTATGCCTACATTTGTGCTAGAGTGAGGAAAGATGATCCAACACCAGATTACAAGCAGATTGGAAAAGATAAAACTGGATGTGCACCTGTTATATGTGCAA CACGAgatattctgccagatgcaccCGAGGAGGATGATTTTCCCGTGGCAGAATACATCGAGGTCATCGCCACGACCACCACGCCCGTGACCTTGTACTTGGATGAGGAAAACGACGTCACCACGGATGTCAGCGTACAGTTCGACACCCCTTATAACCTAGAGGGCACCGACCTGTGGGAGATGTCCATCTGGTTCAGCAAGAATGAGGACGGAAGCGGAAAACAGACCAACCTCCTGGAGGAGACACTCTCAGAACGTCAGCAAAACAAACCGGCTAAAGTCGACAAGGATCTCACCTATGTG GATCTTTCACAAAGTGTCGACCTGACCGACGGAACCGGTTGCGGCAAGTTTAGATTCATCTGTTCCGAGATCAGAAAGAACAACCCCAGCCCCGATTTTACTCTTCACGATCGTTACCGATACTCAAGAAGAGGGTGTGCACCCGTGACCTGTAATG AACGAGGAGTCACAGAAACACCGACAGTTGAGTTTGCTTCTGTGCAGCCTACGCCCGTCACCCTCTACATCGGCGAAAACAATGAAGTCACGACAGACGTCACAGTCGAGTTCAATGAGGACACCACAGATCCAACGGTCGCAGGGGACGAACTCTGGCAGATGTCCCTGTGGTTCAGTAAATCCGACGATGGACTGGGATCGGTCAAGAGTTACGTCAAATCTGCTCTGGCCGATGAGCAAGGGCAGACTCCGGTTAACTTTGACGACTTTGTGATGGAG GGTCTTGAGACTTCAGCTGACCTTACGGACATCGTCGCATGTAACAAATACAAGTTCATCTGTGCCCGTGTCAGGAAAGATGTTCCCTCGCCAGATTACGAGCAGATCGGCAAGGATAAGACAGGATGCGCCCCAGTTACATGCAAAC AACGAGAAGAGGAGGATCCGGACGAGTACATCGAGGTGGTCGCAACCTCCACCACGCCCGTGACCCTCTACCTGGATGAGGAGAACGACGTCACCACGGACGTCAAGGTGGAGTTTGAGGCACCTTACAAGATTGCCGGCAAAAACCTCTGGCAGATGGCCATCTGGTTCAGTAAATACCCCGACGGAAGCGGAGATAAGACCAACCGCCGATCGAAGACGCTTAGTCAGAGGCAGAAGGATAAGCCTCTGAAACCAGATAAAGACATGGGCTTTGCA GACTTGGAACAGAACGTTGATCTTATCGGTGTGACCATCTGTAGTTCGAAATACCGGTACATCTGTTCGGAGATAACCAAGGACAAACCTACTCCAGATTTTGAGTTGCGGCAGAGGTACAGATACTCAAGAATTGGATGTGCCAAAGTCACCTGCATTG ATCGAGACAAAACCGAACCACCGACAGTCCAGTTCCAATCCGTTCAGCCGACGCCGGTCGAGTTAGTCCTCAACGAGAAGACCAAGGTCTTTACAGATGTGACAGTGAGATTCAACGAGGACAACACTGACCCGGACACTGCAGGGGAGGAGCTTTGGCAGATGGCCGTGTGGTTCAGTAAGGACGATGACGGTGCCGGTTCATCGACAGGATTTGTGGAATCCGCTCTGACGGACGACCAAGGAACCATGCCCGTTGACTTTGACAACTTTGTGATGGAG GATCTACCTATGACTGTTGACCTAGTGGGAAGTTTAGGTTGTGGCAAGTATAAATACATCTGTGCCAGAGTCAGGAAGGACAAACCTAACCCAGATTACAAATTATTAGGGAAGAGCCGGGATGCCATCACAGGCTGTGCACCAGCGACATGTATAA TGCctgaagaagatgaagatgaaccGTTCCCTCCAGAGGAGGAAGAATCTATCATTGAAGTCGTTGCCACGACAACCACCCCAGTGGTCCTCTACCTGAATAAAGAAAATGAGGTCACCACGGATGTGGACATCACCTTTGACACAGACGTCAACATCAAGGGGACGGACCTGTGGGAGATGTCCATCTGGTTCAGCAAGCAGAAGGACGGATCAGGCAAACAGACAAACCTACGAGAGGCGGTCCTTACTCCCAGGCAGCGAAGCAAGAGCGTCAAACCCAATAAAGCACTGACGTATGTG GAACTGCCACAATCTGTGGATCTGACTGATGGCACCGGATGTGGCAAGTACAGATACATCTGCTCCGAGCTGAGAAAGTTCAATCCCAGTCCAGACTTTGAGTTAATAGATCGATACAGATTCTCCAGGAGAGGATGTGCTCAGGTTACTTGTGAAG AGGCCGGAGCGGAAACACCCATCGTTCAGTTCCGTAAAACACAACCCACCCCGTTGACGCTCTACGTTGGCGAGAAGAATGATGTCACCACAGATGTAACCGTCAAGTTTGAGGAATCAATCACAGATCCAACAGTGGCCGGGGAACAACTATGGCAGATGGCGCTGTGGTTCAGTAAGTCGGACGATGGCGTCGGATCCAGCACAGGATTTGTGGAGTCCACGCTGAACCAGGCCCAGGGATCTATGCCCGTTGACTTTGATGACTTTGTCATGGAG GAATTACCAATGTCTGTCGATTTGACTAATGCTGAAAGCTGCTCCAAGTACAAATACATTTGTGCCAGGGTGAGAAAAGACAGCCCGACCCCAGACTACAAGCTGGTTGGCAAAAACCCAGCAGCCATCGTCGGTTGTGCTCCTGTCACATGTGAAA CGAGAGGAGAAGAGGAACAGATCTTAGAGATCGTCTCCACCACCCCGACGCCCGTCACTTTATACACCAACGAGGTCAACGACGTCACCACGGACATCACCGTGATCTTTGACGCCGACTACGGTGTCAACGGAAAAGACAACTGGGAGATGTCGGTCTGGTATAGTAAATTAGCCGATGGCTCGGGCAAAGAGACCGACAAGGATGACGAGACATTGACTAGACCCCAGAGAAACCAACCGTTGACCATCGATGACCCCTTGTTCTTTGAG ACGGTACCTAGCACGGTTGATCTGACCGGCTTAGGTTGTGGCAAGCACAAATACATCTGTGTCGAGATCCGTAAGAGCAACCCCGAACCCAAATTTGACTACACCCTGCGAAAGAACAGCTCCCCCCGTGGTTGCGCCAGAGTCACATGCATAC CGAGAGAAGAGGAGACCCCAACTGTCCAGTTCAAGTCCGTTCAACCGACTCCAATCACGCTGATCGTCGGACAGGAGAATGAGGTCACCACCGACGTATCGATCGAGTTCAACAGAGACAACACCGACGAGAGCACGGCCGGCACAGACCTCTGGGAATTGACGTTATGGTTCAGTAAATCAGAAAGTGGCGGAGGCTCAAGCACAGGGCTTCAAGACCAGACGCTGAGTCAGGCCCAGAAGGACATGCCGGTCGATTTCAACGATTTCGAATTCACT GGAATGGAACTATCCGTGGATTTGACCGGTTTCATCGGTTGCGGCAAGTACCGCTACATCTGCGCTCGGATCAGAAAGAACGATCCAGAACCGGATTACGAATTAGTCGGCAAAGATCCCTCATCAACCAGCGGGTGCGCCCCAGTCACTTGTGAAG CCCccgaagaggaagaggaagagccGTTGGTGATTGTCTCCACCGACATCACGCCAGCTACGCTCTACATCGCCGAGGAGAACACCGTCTACCCGGACGTGACGGTGGAGTttgaaggagaggaaggagtgACCGGGACAGACCTCTGGGAGATGACCATCTTCTTCAACAAGAACGGGGACGGTTCTGGTAAGAGGACATCGGAAGCGACAAATACACTAACACAGAACCAGAAGGACCAACCTCTGGTCCTCACAGAATCTCTAGTGTTTGAG GAAATTGAGAAGGATCTAGACCTGACGGAAGCCGAAGGATGCGGCAAATATAAATACATCTGTGCGGAAATCAGGAAAGATAATCCTAGTCCACCATTCGAGTTCGAGAAGAAGAAACCGTCGTCCACTCTAGGATGTGCCAAGACAAGTTGTGACA TTCGTGAAATGCCCGAACCCACCGTCCAGTTTGCCTCTACACAACCCACCCCGGTTACCATCTATGAAGAAGAACTTAATGTCGTGAACACCGACGTGGTGGTTACTTTCAACGAACCAAACACGGACCCAACCGTAGCTGGAGAGGACCTGTGGCAGATGCAGGTATGGTTCAGCAAGGCAGAGGATGGACAAGGCTCTAGCATCGGAATGATCGAAGCAGCTCTTACCGAAGAACAAGCCAACAAGCCAATCGATTTCTCTGACTTCACATTTGAG GGGGTAGAAGGGAGAGCGGACCTCAGAACCCAGGGATGCGGCAAGTTCCGTTTCATCTGTGCTAGAATCAGACGAGATAATCCCAATCCCAGTTACGAACTCGTCGGCAAAAGTCCAACGGCGACGACAGGATGTGCACCAGTCGAGTGCCTGC GTGGACGAGACCCAACGGTTGAGTTTGCCTCCGTCCAGCCCACAGCTGTGCAAGTGTTTGAGCTCTCAGAGACGACAGTCACAACCACGGTGACGGTTACATTCAACGAGGAGAGAACTGATGAGGTGACCGGCAGCGGCCTCTGGCAGATGGATCTCTGGTTCAGTAAGTCCCCTGATGGTGCAGGCTCCAGCAGTGATGGTGTCAGTGATGTACTCTCAGTTGCACAAGGAAGCCAGCCACTTACCTTTGACAACTTCCAGTTTCAG GACCTTGAGATTACTGCTGATTTGAGAGACTCTGGTTGCGGCAGGTACCGGTATATCTGTGCTCAGGTCAGGAGGGATGAACCAGACCCAACATACAAACTATTAGGCAGAGAGAGGTCAGCCACGGTAGGCTGTGCGGAAGTTAGATGCGATA AGAGTCAGGATCCAACGGTAGAGTTTGCTTCCGTATCGCTGACCGGCGTTACGGTCTACGAGGAACAGGAGAATCCCGTCACGACGACCGTCTCCGTAGACTTCAAAGAGGACACCACGGAGGAAGGTGTCTCCGGGTCAAACCTCTGGCAGGTGACCCTCTGGTTCAGCAAAGCCGCAGACGGTTTGGGATCCGAGACGGACAGGGTCGAATCGGCTCTTTCGTCGGCCCAGGGTGCTCAGACGGTCAATTTTGATAACTTCCAATTCGAG GATCTTGAGATCACCGCTGATTTGACTGCCTTGGGGTGCGGCAAATTCAGATACATTTGTGCTCGCATCCGCAGAGACAACCCACAACCCAGTTACATTCTCCTCAGTCGAACTTTGGAATCCACAAGTGGTTGCGCAGAGGTTCAGTGTGAAA